One Vibrio pomeroyi genomic region harbors:
- a CDS encoding LysR family transcriptional regulator, translating into MPNTNQLLLFLDVVQQGSFTKAATLHDMDNSSLSKQIKKLEQDLGVQLLNRSTRSFSLTSAGEDILAQTYVLKDTINQIQGIADSYQSEPKGVLRITSPIYFGQQYLQPIITQFMRKYPDVQIVLSLDDKIANIIAGQFDIAFRFSKLVESNLIAKKIADSNFMLVASNDFVKQHGEPKTPQDLLALPAVIYTNGDMTVDHLRISEEPHGNTFQSLTIRGNYKVSDVRTMVSCVKDGLGYGFLDQSNLYASMKELGLVTLLPDYPISTIDTAIYAVYPHRKQTKLVKEFITTVQDYIGSPTIWEKMQQG; encoded by the coding sequence GTGCCCAATACTAATCAGTTGTTATTGTTCTTAGATGTGGTTCAACAAGGGTCGTTTACCAAAGCGGCAACCTTGCATGATATGGACAATTCATCACTGTCTAAACAGATCAAAAAGCTTGAGCAAGACTTAGGTGTTCAGCTGCTTAACCGCTCTACGCGCTCGTTTTCGTTGACGTCGGCAGGGGAAGATATTCTCGCGCAAACCTATGTGTTGAAAGACACCATCAATCAGATCCAAGGCATTGCTGATTCATACCAGTCTGAACCCAAAGGTGTACTTCGAATTACGTCCCCCATCTATTTTGGTCAGCAATATCTGCAACCTATCATCACTCAATTCATGAGAAAGTACCCGGATGTTCAGATCGTACTTTCATTAGACGATAAGATCGCCAATATTATTGCGGGGCAGTTTGATATCGCATTTCGCTTCAGTAAGCTCGTTGAATCGAATTTGATTGCGAAGAAGATTGCTGACAGTAACTTCATGCTGGTCGCGTCGAATGATTTTGTGAAGCAGCACGGTGAACCTAAGACACCACAAGATTTGTTAGCTTTGCCTGCGGTGATTTATACCAATGGCGATATGACGGTTGATCATCTGCGTATCAGTGAAGAACCGCATGGCAACACTTTCCAAAGCCTGACGATTCGTGGCAACTATAAGGTGAGTGATGTTCGCACCATGGTGTCTTGCGTGAAAGATGGTTTGGGTTATGGCTTCCTTGATCAATCCAACCTGTACGCCTCAATGAAAGAGCTTGGCTTAGTCACTTTGCTACCGGATTACCCGATTTCTACAATCGATACCGCGATTTATGCTGTCTATCCACACCGCAAGCAGACCAAGTTGGTCAAAGAATTCATCACTACGGTTCAAGACTATATTGGCTCTCCAACCATTTGGGAGAAGATGCAGCAAGGTTAG
- a CDS encoding c-type cytochrome has protein sequence MKTLLLITATLTSGIAYAEGELPDRQTELPAVEKPQDNKYLVPRDLVDIPAGEFGDKVKLGYSLFVDSQQMRGEYVGNEQNCVNCHMQAGMKANAAPLWGAYMAYPAYRKKNDKVNSYAERIQGCFTYSMNGLPPAVGSKEMVALTAYSYWLAMGGILDKNGMQDTPVPEISDADLQIGGKAESFPLPEELLSKYPIDDRSKLAGRGYPKIANPEQEPSISRGEKVYQTSCQTCHGQNGEGIKGADGRSYLPPLWGENSFNWGAGMHRVNTAAYFIYENMPLGKSQQLSIQDAWDVAAFVNSHERPQDPRYKGDVAANAERYHNHQGYYGKEVNGHVLGTKAYPSGKAVIHNH, from the coding sequence ATGAAAACATTACTTTTAATTACCGCAACCCTTACCTCTGGAATCGCTTACGCCGAAGGTGAGTTGCCCGATCGCCAAACCGAACTGCCCGCTGTTGAGAAACCTCAAGATAATAAATATCTGGTGCCACGAGACTTGGTTGATATTCCTGCAGGAGAATTTGGCGACAAAGTCAAACTGGGCTATTCGCTGTTTGTTGACTCACAGCAGATGCGCGGCGAGTACGTCGGTAACGAGCAAAACTGTGTCAACTGCCACATGCAAGCAGGCATGAAAGCAAACGCAGCACCTCTTTGGGGAGCTTACATGGCCTACCCAGCTTACCGTAAGAAAAATGACAAGGTAAACAGCTACGCAGAACGTATCCAAGGCTGTTTCACTTACTCAATGAATGGCTTGCCACCAGCCGTTGGCTCAAAAGAGATGGTCGCGCTCACGGCTTATTCATACTGGTTGGCGATGGGTGGCATCTTAGATAAGAACGGTATGCAAGATACACCCGTACCTGAGATCAGCGATGCCGATTTACAAATCGGTGGTAAAGCGGAAAGCTTCCCTCTTCCTGAAGAGCTGCTAAGCAAATACCCAATTGATGATCGTAGCAAGTTGGCAGGTCGTGGCTATCCTAAGATTGCTAACCCTGAACAAGAACCTTCGATCTCGCGTGGTGAGAAGGTTTACCAAACCAGCTGCCAAACGTGTCATGGTCAAAATGGCGAAGGCATTAAAGGGGCTGATGGTCGCTCATACCTACCACCACTTTGGGGCGAGAACTCGTTCAACTGGGGCGCAGGTATGCACCGCGTAAACACAGCGGCTTACTTTATTTACGAAAACATGCCGCTTGGAAAGAGCCAACAGCTTTCCATCCAAGATGCATGGGATGTGGCCGCTTTCGTCAACAGCCATGAACGCCCACAAGATCCGAGATACAAGGGCGATGTGGCTGCTAATGCAGAACGCTATCACAACCACCAAGGCTACTACGGTAAGGAAGTTAATGGCCACGTGCTAGGTACAAAAGCTTATCCGAGTGGCAAAGCAGTGATTCACAACCACTAA
- a CDS encoding c-type cytochrome, with protein sequence MIKLNIKTQTLTLCIAALGSLSLSGFAQAAPNPMPEAAETCSGCHQADGKGMPNIAPMLAGLNADYLEHQLVLFSRGERQSAIMKGMADGVSDPAIRREVAEYFASLPSYEFTDLEQRGSQADIDNPYRKLVFQGDWDRNIPACATCHGPSGMGVDKFPRLASQHADYIQTQLNAWKNGTRKGDDLNMMGNIAGKLTDDEIKNLSYYFASFRY encoded by the coding sequence ATGATTAAGCTGAACATAAAAACTCAAACTCTAACGCTTTGCATCGCTGCTCTGGGAAGCCTTTCTTTATCCGGTTTTGCACAAGCAGCGCCTAATCCAATGCCAGAAGCCGCAGAAACCTGTAGCGGATGCCACCAAGCCGACGGAAAAGGGATGCCTAACATCGCCCCGATGCTTGCTGGGCTTAATGCTGACTACCTAGAACATCAACTGGTTCTATTCTCTCGTGGTGAGCGTCAAAGCGCGATCATGAAGGGCATGGCGGATGGTGTGTCTGATCCTGCAATTCGTCGTGAGGTTGCCGAATACTTCGCTTCACTGCCTTCTTATGAATTCACTGATTTAGAACAACGCGGCTCACAGGCTGATATCGATAACCCGTATCGCAAGCTGGTATTCCAAGGCGATTGGGACCGAAACATTCCGGCTTGTGCAACCTGTCATGGGCCAAGTGGTATGGGTGTAGACAAATTTCCACGCCTAGCGAGCCAGCACGCCGACTACATTCAAACTCAACTCAACGCATGGAAAAACGGCACTCGTAAGGGTGATGATTTGAACATGATGGGCAACATCGCTGGCAAGTTGACCGACGATGAAATCAAAAACCTGTCTTACTACTTCGCATCTTTCCGATACTAA
- a CDS encoding tetrathionate reductase subunit A codes for MDNKRRQFLKTGLAAGGVGAFAAGYATTTKHMVHGAIDGTAGKKTKHIHHGNSLETEYSVDEQGKISPNPNQRVAPSMCFGCWTLCGLRVRIDNRNDEILRISGNPYHPLSSDQQIPFKTPVKDAYIGLSGESGINNRSTACARGNGMLEIQNSPYRITQPLKRVGKRGEGKWEPISYEQLISEITEGGDLFGEGEVEGLRSIRDIETPLDPNNPEYGPKANQLLVTNAGNEGRDDILKRFAFNSYGTRNFGHHGSYCGYAFRAGSGAIMNDLDKFSHLKPDFNNAEFILFIGMSPAQAGNPFKRQARQLAEARTNGKLSYTIVTPSLPAGSSSLAAGDRNNWLPIKPGTDSALVLGMIQWIIENQRYNHDFLSRPSAQAMQKAGTTHWCNASHLVISDEKHPQNGRMLRTSDIGLLETGEPMSDDDAFVALNVTTSLLTSNIKVDEAALFVDQDVEIDGQTVRVKSSLQRLKEEAFKYDLAYYSEQCEIPQDQIIALAKRFTSYGTKAVVDTHGGNMHTNGFYNSFSILMLNALIGNINAKGGAMAKAGGYPTSVAGPRYDFTKFKGKTKPQGVFLSRSKFPYHKTSEYKRRVAAGESPYPTRAPWYPISAPLLTEHLSAAIDGYPYRAKAWINHMANPLYGVPGLDNLLGEKLKDPKQLGLIVSIDAFINETTALSDYLVPDTVTYESWGMATPWHGVATKAITARWPIVEPKTSRTQDGRAINLENFFIDLAKTLDLGGFGENAIKDSQGNWHGIHSAEDFYLRSAANLAFAKGGVPNVDAEDIVWSGLERLVPAMNKTLKPEEMLKVAYIFARGGRFEDATNAYTNDTMKYKWTKPLAIWNEKLGTSRNTISGEQYMGCPTWYPQKLADGTPLAEQFPAKEWPFTLTNFKSNIHSAVSNLSPRLESIKDVNPVYIHPQDASSAGIKTGDVFAIETPSSTTHALAMVIDGIKPGTLGFEHGFGHKELGERAHWIGDTQQPVKMKSNDGVNINDIGLIDPTREGKGVMLDWVVGAAARQALPAKIYKV; via the coding sequence ATGGATAACAAACGTCGTCAATTTTTGAAAACAGGCCTTGCTGCCGGTGGTGTTGGAGCTTTTGCTGCAGGTTATGCGACAACCACAAAACACATGGTTCACGGTGCTATCGATGGCACAGCTGGTAAGAAAACTAAGCACATCCACCACGGTAATTCGTTAGAGACGGAATACAGTGTCGATGAACAAGGTAAAATCTCGCCAAATCCAAACCAACGCGTAGCACCATCAATGTGTTTCGGTTGCTGGACGCTGTGTGGCTTGCGTGTACGTATCGATAATCGCAATGACGAGATCTTACGTATCTCAGGCAACCCGTACCACCCACTATCAAGTGATCAGCAAATCCCGTTCAAAACACCAGTAAAAGACGCCTACATTGGCTTGTCTGGTGAGTCCGGTATCAATAACCGCTCGACAGCCTGCGCCCGTGGTAATGGCATGTTAGAGATTCAAAACAGCCCATACCGAATCACTCAACCGCTCAAACGTGTTGGTAAGCGTGGTGAAGGCAAGTGGGAACCCATCAGCTACGAACAGCTTATCTCAGAGATCACCGAAGGTGGTGATTTGTTCGGTGAAGGTGAAGTGGAAGGCTTACGTTCGATTCGTGACATCGAAACACCACTTGATCCGAACAACCCTGAATACGGTCCAAAAGCCAACCAATTGTTGGTGACTAATGCGGGTAATGAAGGCCGTGATGACATATTGAAACGCTTTGCATTCAACAGCTACGGAACACGAAACTTCGGCCACCATGGCTCTTATTGTGGCTACGCATTCCGTGCAGGTTCTGGCGCGATCATGAATGACTTAGACAAGTTCTCGCACTTAAAACCCGATTTCAACAATGCTGAATTCATTCTGTTCATCGGTATGTCTCCGGCACAAGCGGGTAACCCGTTTAAGCGCCAAGCACGACAGCTTGCGGAGGCGCGTACTAACGGAAAACTGAGCTACACCATAGTGACACCAAGCCTTCCTGCAGGATCTTCAAGCCTTGCGGCGGGCGATCGCAACAACTGGCTTCCGATCAAACCGGGCACCGATTCAGCATTAGTTCTAGGCATGATCCAATGGATCATCGAAAACCAGCGCTACAATCACGACTTCTTGTCTCGCCCAAGCGCACAAGCGATGCAGAAAGCAGGCACTACACACTGGTGTAATGCATCTCACCTCGTGATCAGCGACGAAAAACACCCACAAAACGGGCGCATGCTTCGCACATCGGATATTGGTTTACTAGAAACGGGAGAACCGATGTCTGACGATGATGCATTCGTCGCACTAAATGTGACAACGTCACTATTAACATCAAATATTAAGGTCGATGAAGCGGCGTTGTTCGTCGATCAAGACGTAGAAATCGATGGTCAAACCGTTCGTGTTAAGTCTTCTCTACAAAGATTGAAAGAAGAAGCCTTCAAATATGACCTTGCTTACTACAGCGAACAGTGTGAAATCCCTCAAGATCAGATCATTGCGCTAGCAAAACGCTTCACTAGCTACGGTACAAAAGCAGTCGTCGATACTCACGGTGGTAACATGCACACCAATGGCTTCTACAACTCGTTCTCTATTCTGATGCTGAACGCGCTGATCGGTAACATCAACGCGAAAGGCGGCGCGATGGCGAAAGCGGGCGGCTACCCAACTTCTGTTGCAGGCCCTCGTTACGATTTTACTAAGTTCAAAGGTAAAACTAAGCCTCAAGGTGTGTTCTTATCTCGCAGCAAATTCCCGTACCACAAGACCAGCGAATACAAACGTCGTGTTGCGGCAGGTGAATCTCCTTACCCAACGCGTGCGCCTTGGTACCCAATCTCAGCACCGCTGTTAACCGAGCATTTATCAGCGGCCATTGATGGCTACCCATATCGCGCAAAAGCGTGGATCAACCACATGGCGAACCCACTTTATGGCGTTCCGGGGTTAGACAACCTATTAGGCGAGAAGCTTAAGGATCCAAAGCAACTGGGATTGATCGTCTCTATCGATGCCTTCATCAATGAAACCACAGCACTATCAGATTACCTTGTGCCAGACACAGTAACCTACGAGAGCTGGGGCATGGCGACACCGTGGCATGGCGTCGCGACTAAAGCGATCACCGCTCGTTGGCCGATAGTTGAGCCTAAAACCTCACGCACTCAAGACGGACGCGCCATCAACTTAGAGAACTTCTTTATTGATCTGGCAAAAACGCTTGATCTAGGTGGTTTCGGTGAAAATGCAATCAAAGACAGCCAAGGCAATTGGCACGGTATCCACAGTGCTGAAGATTTCTACCTACGCTCAGCGGCTAACTTAGCATTTGCCAAAGGCGGCGTGCCGAATGTGGATGCTGAAGACATTGTTTGGTCTGGCCTTGAGCGCCTTGTACCTGCGATGAACAAAACACTCAAGCCTGAAGAGATGCTAAAAGTGGCGTATATCTTTGCACGTGGCGGTCGTTTTGAAGACGCAACCAATGCCTACACCAATGACACTATGAAGTACAAATGGACTAAGCCACTGGCTATCTGGAATGAAAAGCTTGGTACCTCTCGCAACACCATCAGTGGCGAACAGTACATGGGTTGCCCAACATGGTATCCACAAAAGCTGGCAGACGGCACGCCATTGGCTGAGCAGTTCCCAGCAAAAGAGTGGCCATTTACTCTGACTAACTTTAAGTCCAACATTCACAGTGCGGTGTCTAACCTGTCGCCACGCTTAGAATCCATCAAGGATGTGAATCCGGTGTACATTCATCCGCAAGACGCCTCTTCAGCGGGCATCAAAACCGGTGACGTATTTGCCATTGAAACACCGAGTTCAACCACACATGCGTTAGCGATGGTTATTGATGGCATCAAGCCGGGCACATTAGGCTTTGAACATGGCTTTGGCCATAAAGAACTCGGCGAACGTGCGCACTGGATTGGTGACACACAGCAACCAGTGAAGATGAAGTCAAACGATGGCGTTAACATCAATGACATTGGTTTAATTGACCCAACGAGAGAAGGCAAAGGCGTCATGTTGGATTGGGTGGTGGGCGCTGCAGCAAGACAAGCGCTTCCGGCGAAGATCTACAAAGTCTAA
- the nrfD gene encoding NrfD/PsrC family molybdoenzyme membrane anchor subunit, producing MNITEVLVPAQEIAWLPWAVQYFFYIGSAYAAAILFLIALFFKNSTSHQFRSALVLVMAIGAIVGPLALTGDLHQPGRAWHFYAHITPWSWMSLGSLFLPLFSGLAVATAWVYLRDDIAQLKESENPLLKRLSWLTLGQWQVSTKLMIALAAVTAVSGLSIALYTGAEIAILASRPLWNQPASPLLWFTTAFFAATGLTLLIWALLPSSKPSLKPTDLALVQRTITLTGGLAIILTSIWASNHGHFNLYENDAWGINLGIMTTSILLCMILVLPLQRLSQSKLGVILVALASIVSAWAVRWVTMMEVQTIPRFDVGAFPYELPMGSAGLLGIVGMCGLWLALALFASEIVSVGSTRTTGSALKTTSKPNQNTSSPLNRSHSL from the coding sequence ATGAATATCACCGAGGTGTTAGTTCCCGCTCAAGAGATCGCTTGGCTACCGTGGGCGGTTCAATATTTCTTCTACATTGGTTCAGCTTACGCGGCGGCTATTCTGTTTTTGATTGCACTGTTCTTCAAAAATTCAACTAGCCACCAATTCCGCTCAGCCCTTGTACTTGTGATGGCCATTGGCGCAATTGTTGGCCCATTAGCGTTAACAGGTGACTTACACCAGCCTGGACGTGCGTGGCACTTCTACGCACATATCACGCCTTGGTCATGGATGTCACTCGGCTCTCTGTTTCTTCCTTTATTTTCTGGTCTGGCTGTCGCGACGGCTTGGGTTTACCTGCGTGATGACATCGCACAACTTAAAGAGAGTGAAAACCCGCTACTAAAACGCTTGTCTTGGCTAACCCTAGGGCAATGGCAGGTTTCAACCAAACTGATGATTGCGCTTGCTGCTGTGACGGCAGTTTCGGGCTTAAGTATCGCGCTTTACACAGGCGCAGAGATTGCAATTTTGGCGAGCCGACCGCTTTGGAATCAACCGGCTTCTCCGCTGCTTTGGTTTACGACCGCATTCTTCGCTGCAACGGGTTTAACGCTGTTGATTTGGGCTCTGCTGCCTTCAAGTAAGCCTAGCTTAAAACCGACAGACCTCGCTCTGGTACAAAGAACCATTACCTTAACGGGCGGCCTTGCCATCATTCTTACGTCGATTTGGGCATCTAACCATGGTCACTTCAACCTGTATGAGAACGACGCTTGGGGCATTAATTTAGGCATCATGACCACCAGCATTTTGCTGTGCATGATCTTGGTTCTTCCGCTGCAGCGTCTATCGCAAAGCAAGCTTGGCGTCATCCTTGTGGCACTTGCGAGCATAGTTTCAGCATGGGCGGTACGCTGGGTCACTATGATGGAAGTTCAGACCATTCCACGTTTCGATGTGGGTGCATTCCCTTATGAATTGCCAATGGGTAGCGCAGGTTTACTTGGCATTGTTGGTATGTGTGGCCTTTGGTTAGCACTTGCCTTGTTCGCCTCTGAAATCGTGTCTGTTGGATCTACAAGAACAACTGGCTCTGCACTAAAGACAACATCAAAGCCAAACCAAAATACATCATCGCCACTTAACCGCTCACATAGCTTGTAG
- the dsrO gene encoding sulfate reduction electron transfer complex DsrMKJOP subunit DsrO: protein MDSLKRRFLSQFGKVSAGAALIPITGINTAVASTAIRNNNQPDRKGEVGKRYAMAIDLRKCVGCQACTVGCSVENQAPIGQFRTTVKQYEVSLDDGSTAQQEVKSFMLPRLCNHCDNAPCIKVCPVQATFQREDGIVMVDNERCVACAYCVQACPYDARFINNDTLTADKCTFCAHRLEDGLLPACVETCVGGARVIGDLKDPNSEINRLLNENQDDIKVLKPEQNTNPHVFYIGMNERFVSHIEGQPAIYDPAAIDNSSSSKQGETA, encoded by the coding sequence ATGGACTCATTGAAAAGACGGTTTCTCAGCCAATTCGGCAAAGTTTCCGCCGGTGCTGCGCTCATTCCCATTACCGGAATCAACACCGCAGTCGCAAGCACAGCCATTCGCAATAACAACCAGCCAGACCGTAAAGGCGAAGTAGGCAAACGCTACGCCATGGCGATTGATTTGCGTAAATGCGTGGGCTGTCAGGCATGCACTGTTGGCTGTAGCGTTGAAAACCAAGCACCAATTGGCCAGTTCAGAACCACAGTAAAACAGTATGAAGTCTCTCTTGATGATGGTTCGACGGCTCAACAAGAAGTGAAATCATTCATGCTGCCTCGCCTGTGTAACCACTGCGACAACGCACCATGCATCAAGGTTTGTCCTGTTCAAGCGACCTTCCAACGTGAAGACGGCATTGTAATGGTCGACAACGAACGTTGCGTAGCCTGTGCTTACTGTGTCCAAGCCTGCCCTTACGATGCTCGTTTTATTAATAACGACACACTGACCGCCGACAAATGTACCTTCTGTGCACACCGCCTTGAAGACGGCTTACTGCCCGCTTGTGTAGAAACTTGTGTCGGTGGCGCGCGTGTGATTGGCGACCTGAAAGATCCAAACAGCGAGATCAACCGTCTGCTCAATGAAAACCAAGACGACATCAAGGTGCTTAAGCCAGAGCAGAACACCAACCCACATGTTTTCTATATCGGCATGAACGAGCGATTCGTTAGCCATATCGAAGGTCAACCTGCGATTTATGATCCAGCCGCCATTGATAACTCATCCTCTAGCAAACAAGGAGAGACAGCATGA